A genomic window from Bacillus rossius redtenbacheri isolate Brsri chromosome 7, Brsri_v3, whole genome shotgun sequence includes:
- the LOC134534094 gene encoding SUZ domain-containing protein 1 isoform X6 encodes MAAREVVESWEDIEETGILETGLVPSDPPSPEDCDIVSRGVMNGPIIFQDDSYRSQYSSQEPTVKILKRPQKNMNGSKHSVVMNGDAKPRQPVKTLQQREQEYAEARLRILGEARSPEEQTNVPATDRISKIQSKMEVLRTCENANIIRLPKGPDGTRGFNIRR; translated from the exons ATGGCTGCCAGAGAAGTTGTGGAGAGTTGGGAAGATATTGAAGAGACTGGg ATACTGGAGACTGGCTTGGTCCCGTCAGACCCGCCGTCCCCTGAAGACTGTGACATTGTGAG CAGGGGGGTGATGAACGGTCCCATTATTTTCCAAGATGACAGCTATCGATCTCAATATTCATCTCAAGAACCTACTGTCAAGATCCTGAAAAGGCCGCAAAAGAACATGAATGGAAGTAAACATAGTGTAGTAATGAATGGCGACGCCAAGCCGAGGCAGCCGGTTAAAACGCTGCAGCAA CGGGAACAAGAGTACGCGGAGGCGAGGCTAAGAATCCTGGGTGAAGCGAGAAGTCCTGAGGAGCAGACAAACGTTCCCGCAACGGACAG gataaGTAAAATTCAGTCAAAAATGGAAGTGTTAAGGACATGTGAAAATGCCAACATAATTCGTCTTCCTAAGGGACCTGACGGAACAAGAGGGTTCAATATACGCAGGTAG
- the LOC134534094 gene encoding SUZ domain-containing protein 1 isoform X3, with the protein MAAREVVESWEDIEETGILETGLVPSDPPSPEDCDIVSRGVMNGPIIFQDDSYRSQYSSQEPTVKILKRPQKNMNGSKHSVVMNGDAKPRQPVKTLQQREQEYAEARLRILGEARSPEEQTNVPATDSVFAVDHEETEIARFEKFLDLEEDAKLLISPFVDVPVFEPARSQTPKRFL; encoded by the exons ATGGCTGCCAGAGAAGTTGTGGAGAGTTGGGAAGATATTGAAGAGACTGGg ATACTGGAGACTGGCTTGGTCCCGTCAGACCCGCCGTCCCCTGAAGACTGTGACATTGTGAG CAGGGGGGTGATGAACGGTCCCATTATTTTCCAAGATGACAGCTATCGATCTCAATATTCATCTCAAGAACCTACTGTCAAGATCCTGAAAAGGCCGCAAAAGAACATGAATGGAAGTAAACATAGTGTAGTAATGAATGGCGACGCCAAGCCGAGGCAGCCGGTTAAAACGCTGCAGCAA CGGGAACAAGAGTACGCGGAGGCGAGGCTAAGAATCCTGGGTGAAGCGAGAAGTCCTGAGGAGCAGACAAACGTTCCCGCAACGGACAG TGTGTTTGCAGTGGATCACGAAGAAACTGAGATAGCCAGGTTTGAAAAGTTTTTAGATTTGGAAGAAGATGCAAAGCTTTTAATATCACCTTTCGTAGATGTTCCTGTATTCGAGCCAGCAAGATCTCAAACACCGAAAAGATTTTTATGA
- the LOC134534094 gene encoding SUZ domain-containing protein 1 isoform X5 yields the protein MAAREVVESWEDIEETGVNILETGLVPSDPPSPEDCDIVSRGVMNGPIIFQDDSYRSQYSSQEPTVKILKRPQKNMNGSKHSVVMNGDAKPRQPVKTLQQREQEYAEARLRILGEARSPEEQTNVPATDRISKIQSKMEVLRTCENANIIRLPKGPDGTRGFNIRR from the exons ATGGCTGCCAGAGAAGTTGTGGAGAGTTGGGAAGATATTGAAGAGACTGGggtaaat ATACTGGAGACTGGCTTGGTCCCGTCAGACCCGCCGTCCCCTGAAGACTGTGACATTGTGAG CAGGGGGGTGATGAACGGTCCCATTATTTTCCAAGATGACAGCTATCGATCTCAATATTCATCTCAAGAACCTACTGTCAAGATCCTGAAAAGGCCGCAAAAGAACATGAATGGAAGTAAACATAGTGTAGTAATGAATGGCGACGCCAAGCCGAGGCAGCCGGTTAAAACGCTGCAGCAA CGGGAACAAGAGTACGCGGAGGCGAGGCTAAGAATCCTGGGTGAAGCGAGAAGTCCTGAGGAGCAGACAAACGTTCCCGCAACGGACAG gataaGTAAAATTCAGTCAAAAATGGAAGTGTTAAGGACATGTGAAAATGCCAACATAATTCGTCTTCCTAAGGGACCTGACGGAACAAGAGGGTTCAATATACGCAGGTAG
- the LOC134534094 gene encoding SUZ domain-containing protein 1 isoform X1, whose product MAAREVVESWEDIEETGVNILETGLVPSDPPSPEDCDIVSRGVMNGPIIFQDDSYRSQYSSQEPTVKILKRPQKNMNGSKHSVVMNGDAKPRQPVKTLQQREQEYAEARLRILGEARSPEEQTNVPATDSVFAVDHEETEIARFEKFLDLEEDAKLLISPFVDVPVFEPARSQTPKRFL is encoded by the exons ATGGCTGCCAGAGAAGTTGTGGAGAGTTGGGAAGATATTGAAGAGACTGGggtaaat ATACTGGAGACTGGCTTGGTCCCGTCAGACCCGCCGTCCCCTGAAGACTGTGACATTGTGAG CAGGGGGGTGATGAACGGTCCCATTATTTTCCAAGATGACAGCTATCGATCTCAATATTCATCTCAAGAACCTACTGTCAAGATCCTGAAAAGGCCGCAAAAGAACATGAATGGAAGTAAACATAGTGTAGTAATGAATGGCGACGCCAAGCCGAGGCAGCCGGTTAAAACGCTGCAGCAA CGGGAACAAGAGTACGCGGAGGCGAGGCTAAGAATCCTGGGTGAAGCGAGAAGTCCTGAGGAGCAGACAAACGTTCCCGCAACGGACAG TGTGTTTGCAGTGGATCACGAAGAAACTGAGATAGCCAGGTTTGAAAAGTTTTTAGATTTGGAAGAAGATGCAAAGCTTTTAATATCACCTTTCGTAGATGTTCCTGTATTCGAGCCAGCAAGATCTCAAACACCGAAAAGATTTTTATGA
- the LOC134534094 gene encoding SUZ domain-containing protein 1 isoform X2 — protein MAAREVVESWEDIEETGVNILETGLVPSDPPSPEDCDIVRGVMNGPIIFQDDSYRSQYSSQEPTVKILKRPQKNMNGSKHSVVMNGDAKPRQPVKTLQQREQEYAEARLRILGEARSPEEQTNVPATDSVFAVDHEETEIARFEKFLDLEEDAKLLISPFVDVPVFEPARSQTPKRFL, from the exons ATGGCTGCCAGAGAAGTTGTGGAGAGTTGGGAAGATATTGAAGAGACTGGggtaaat ATACTGGAGACTGGCTTGGTCCCGTCAGACCCGCCGTCCCCTGAAGACTGTGACATTGTGAG GGGGGTGATGAACGGTCCCATTATTTTCCAAGATGACAGCTATCGATCTCAATATTCATCTCAAGAACCTACTGTCAAGATCCTGAAAAGGCCGCAAAAGAACATGAATGGAAGTAAACATAGTGTAGTAATGAATGGCGACGCCAAGCCGAGGCAGCCGGTTAAAACGCTGCAGCAA CGGGAACAAGAGTACGCGGAGGCGAGGCTAAGAATCCTGGGTGAAGCGAGAAGTCCTGAGGAGCAGACAAACGTTCCCGCAACGGACAG TGTGTTTGCAGTGGATCACGAAGAAACTGAGATAGCCAGGTTTGAAAAGTTTTTAGATTTGGAAGAAGATGCAAAGCTTTTAATATCACCTTTCGTAGATGTTCCTGTATTCGAGCCAGCAAGATCTCAAACACCGAAAAGATTTTTATGA
- the LOC134534094 gene encoding SUZ domain-containing protein 1 isoform X4 has translation MAAREVVESWEDIEETGILETGLVPSDPPSPEDCDIVRGVMNGPIIFQDDSYRSQYSSQEPTVKILKRPQKNMNGSKHSVVMNGDAKPRQPVKTLQQREQEYAEARLRILGEARSPEEQTNVPATDSVFAVDHEETEIARFEKFLDLEEDAKLLISPFVDVPVFEPARSQTPKRFL, from the exons ATGGCTGCCAGAGAAGTTGTGGAGAGTTGGGAAGATATTGAAGAGACTGGg ATACTGGAGACTGGCTTGGTCCCGTCAGACCCGCCGTCCCCTGAAGACTGTGACATTGTGAG GGGGGTGATGAACGGTCCCATTATTTTCCAAGATGACAGCTATCGATCTCAATATTCATCTCAAGAACCTACTGTCAAGATCCTGAAAAGGCCGCAAAAGAACATGAATGGAAGTAAACATAGTGTAGTAATGAATGGCGACGCCAAGCCGAGGCAGCCGGTTAAAACGCTGCAGCAA CGGGAACAAGAGTACGCGGAGGCGAGGCTAAGAATCCTGGGTGAAGCGAGAAGTCCTGAGGAGCAGACAAACGTTCCCGCAACGGACAG TGTGTTTGCAGTGGATCACGAAGAAACTGAGATAGCCAGGTTTGAAAAGTTTTTAGATTTGGAAGAAGATGCAAAGCTTTTAATATCACCTTTCGTAGATGTTCCTGTATTCGAGCCAGCAAGATCTCAAACACCGAAAAGATTTTTATGA